CGGTGCGTATACGCGCGAACGCGCCGGGCTGCTTTCGACGGCGCTGCGCCTGCCATTTGCGCGCGCGGAGGCGCGCAGGCTGCGGCAGGAGGCACTCGGCTTTCTGCAATTCGTCGGCGTGGCCGACCGCGCGGACGTCGAGGCCGGCGAGATCCCGCACGGCCAGCAGCGGCTGATCGAGATCGCGCGCGCCATGATAGGTGGTGCACGGCTGATCCTGCTCGATGAACCCGCGGCGGGGCTGTCGATGTCCGAACTGGAGCGGCTCGAGCGGCTGATCATGCGCATCTGCGGGCTCGGCGCGACGATCGTCATCGTCGAACACCACCTCGACCTCGTCGCCAATGTCGCAAGCCACGTGACCGTTCTCGACCGCGGCACGGTGCTCGCGGCGGGCAAGCCTGCGGCGGTGTTCAACGACGGACGCGTCATGCGGGCCTATATGGGCGAACGGGCCCTGAAAGCAGGAGTTCCCGCATGAAGGTGACGGTCTCCCGGCCGCTTCTGTCGGCGACCAATGTCGACGCGGGGTATGGTCACGTCCGCGTGCTGGAGGACGTTTCCATCGACGTACGCCAGAGTCGCATCGTCGTGCTGGTCGGCCGCAATGGCGCGGGCAAGTCGACGCTGCTGCGCGCCTTGTCCGGCCTCAATCGCCCGACTTCAGGCAAGGTTACTTTCGACGGCCGCGACATCACCGGCGCGCGGCCGAATGCGATCGTCGATGCCGGCCTGCTGCACGTCGCGGAAGGCCGGCGGCTGTTTCGGCGCCAGAGCGTCGCCGACAATATCGAACTCGGCCGCTATGGGCTGCGCCTGACCGAGCAGGAGCACGATCGGCGCGTCGACTGCATCCACCAGCTCTTTCCTGTTCTGCAGGAAAAAATGGATCTGCCGGCCGGCAGCCTGTCCGGCGGCCAGCAACAGATGCTCGCCATTGCCCAGGCGATGATGCGGGAGCCGAAGTTGCTCATGCTCGACGAGCCCTCGCTCGGCCTTGCGCCGGTGCTGGTGGACCAGATGCTTGCC
The DNA window shown above is from Bradyrhizobium sp. ISRA464 and carries:
- a CDS encoding ABC transporter ATP-binding protein — encoded protein: MKVTVSRPLLSATNVDAGYGHVRVLEDVSIDVRQSRIVVLVGRNGAGKSTLLRALSGLNRPTSGKVTFDGRDITGARPNAIVDAGLLHVAEGRRLFRRQSVADNIELGRYGLRLTEQEHDRRVDCIHQLFPVLQEKMDLPAGSLSGGQQQMLAIAQAMMREPKLLMLDEPSLGLAPVLVDQMLAAILALRAQGVAILLVEQMVERALEIADDAYVMQNGRVIASGPAPEIAAGDALHAAFMGEHGAPHHSEPRQSGS